Part of the Ignavibacterium album JCM 16511 genome, TTTTATCAAGCGCAAATTTTATTTTGAATTCAGTATCTCTGAAAACTTTTTGCATCAAAAGTTCATCATCACCGGAAGACAAATTCATTTGTAAAGAAAATCCTCCAACCAAATCAAAAACTTTTCTTCTGTATGTTATGTTTGCAGCATTGCATATAGTCGGATTATTACTTCCGATAAGACCTGCTCCTGTAGTAACCAAACCAGCAAATTCTAATTCCTGTAGTCGGCTAAACAAACTTTTTCCTTCGAAAAATTTAACAGGACCGGAAACAAATCCAGTCTTATCATCAAAAAAAGATAATAAAGTTTTGAGCCAGCTTTTTTTATGAATGCAATCAGCATCTGTGGTAACAATAATTTCTCCTTTAGAATTTTCTATTCCAAATCTGATCGCTCTCTTTTTATGAGCATTAACTGAATAATCATCAGGTACCGTAATCACTCTGATGTTGTTTCTGCTTATATTTTTTTCCAGAAGTTCTTTTGATTTATCAACTGAATTATCATCAATAAAAATTACCTCAAATTTATCTGAAGGATAATCTTGAGATTCAACAGACTTCAATACCTGTAATATATTTCTCTCCTCATTTCTAAAGGGAATCAGTACTGATACAAATTCATCAGGAATTTTTTTCTGACTATCGGAACTTAATTTCTTTAAACCTGAATAAACTCTGAAAAGAAAAAGCAGATAATGAATCAGCAATAGAAGGAAGAGTAGAAGCAGTAGATTGTCAATCATCATTTTTTCTGAAGATTAGAATCAAACCGACTAAAGACGGCAATAAGACATTAATTAGAAATAAAAATATCGAAGCATTAAAACCCACTGAAGCGGACTCACCAAATTGTTGAATAAAAAATACCGAAGCACCTTCACGAATTCCGAATTCACTAAAACTTACTGGTGGAATTACTGTTTTAGAAAACATTGTGAGATTTCCTGCCCAGAGGTAATTAAGAAAAGATGAGTTGTGCGAGAATGCAGCAACTAAAATTGCATACTGAAAAATGTAACTGCCATAAAAGAGTATCGAAAGCAAAATCATCTTAGCTGAATATTTTTTGTCAAGATTTCTAAGAACAGAAAATTTTTCAAAATATTTCGATAATCTTTTTGAATCTTTAAGTTTATTAAAAAGGAAATTATCCCAGAACTTTTCATTGAAGATCACTAATATCACAAAATAGAAAAGTGAAAAAAGAACAATAAACAAACTTACAGTAACATAAATACTTACTTCATAAAAATAATGTATAAACAATACACTCGATACGGAACCAAAAATTGCTACAATTAAAAGTGGAAAGAATTTATCCAGTAATGTTGCTAATGTAACTTTTAGTAAAGAATGATTTTTAAATACAATTGCCCTCCCAAAATATTCTCCTATTCTTGCTGGCGTAAATACCGCGGCAGAAAATCCATGGAACAATGAATAAAGGACTTTCCGATTATCCGAATTATTTAATATTAAAGATGAAGTTAGCTTCCACTTATAATATTGAAGATATAAATTCAAAAAGCTGATTAATAAGACAGGAATTATCAAACTAACATCAGCATCATAAATTGCAAAGATAATTTCGTTAAAATTAACAGAGCTGATGATGTAAAGAAGTAGTCCTGATGCGATTAATATCTTTCCTGAAAGAATTATAAAACTTTTATACTTTACAACCTGGTCACTCAATACAAAATTATTTTTGCATGGCTCTGTCATTGCTCAATTTCAAGAATATTGATTTTTAATCCTTCAGTACAGTTTGTGCACATTTTGTTTTGCTTTCTATCAGTTAAAATCGACTGTCGAAAATTATTATAATTTTCTGATAACCAAATGTCTTTCACTGATTTTCCATTAAGCACACCAAGAGAAAATTCAGCATCTTTATCAAAACAGCAAGGAATAAGTTTTCCATCCCAGGTTATCACTGCAGTTCGCCAGAGAGCAAAGCAATGATTTTTAATCTCAGCTTTAATTCTGAATGAATTATTTTCTAAAATATAGCGCCTGTATTTTTTATTTGTTGGAAGAAATTTAACAGCATTTTCATAAGAGGAGATTTGCATTGTTTTAAATACGAGTTTATCAACTCCAACTTCATTACAATATCTTTTTACATCTTCAAGCAAATGTTCATTTTGTTTCATCACAATAAACTGAAATTCAATAAAAGGTTTTTTCTGCTTAAGCTCTTTTTTTCTTCTGACCAATGTTCTCAAAGCCGAATCTACCTGAGCAAAAGTTCCTCCAACACGATAGTTTTGATATGATTCTTCATCAAGCCCGTCAACTGAATAAATTAGTTTATCAGGCGCTGATTCCAGAATTTTATCAACATTATTTTCATTAATAAAATGACCGTTGGTGCTAATTGATACATAAATTTTATTGTCCTGTGCATATCTAATCATATCAGGTAAATTTTTATTAATATAAGGTTCACCCTGAAAGAATAACTGAACATAAAAACCTGTTTCCTTAATTTCATCAATCCATTTTTTGAAGTCATCAGTTTTTAGTAAGCCAAGTGGACGAGTCAATATTCCAAGACCACTCGGACATTCAGGACATTTTAAGTTGCAATGATTTGTCGGCTCAATTGAATATGAGATTGGCATTCCCAACACAATTGGTTTTCTGATAATACGTGATAACCAAAATGAAGTTAATATACTCAACGCATTGATGAAACGTTTGATTGTAAAATATTTCAGGAGATTAATTTCCAATTTCAATTGTATTCCTTTTTGCGAAGATAACAATTCTGCTATTTGATTGAAAAGACATACTGCTGATTAAACACAAATTATTGTCAACCTTCAGTCTTTTTCATACTTTAGCATATAAAATTTTCAAGTGTGAGGTAAAATGTTTATTAATTTTGGTGATATACCAAAAAACTACAATCTTTTTCTTGATTATTTATATGAATTTGAAAATGTCGCAGAATTCTATAAATATAATTTCAGAGATAAAGAAAGATTTCCGGAAGTATTTAAATCAATCCTCAGAAAGAAAACTGAGTCTCATCTTATTATTTCAGAGTTGATTGCTAATCAATATAATAATTTTACATCCACATCTGAAAAAACAAGGAAGAACATTAAACTACTTTCAAATTCCAAAACCTTGGCTGTTGTTACAGGTCAGCAGCTTGGAATTTTGGGTGGACCACTTTATACAATTTATAAAATAATAACTGCAATAAAATTAGCTTCAAATCTTAATGAGAGATACACTGATTACAATTTTGTTCCAGTTTTCTGGATGGAAAGCGATGACCACGACTTTAATGAAGTTCATCACATAACTGTTTTGAATAATGAAAACAATCTTTCAACTATCAAATACAAAGAAGATGTGAGTGATGATGAAATCCGTTCAAGTGTTGGTAATATAGTTTTCGATGAATCATTAAATGATTTTTTTATTCAATTAGAACAGAGTTTGCGTAACACGGAATTCAAAGACAAAATAATTTCAAAGCTGAAAGAAATTTATCAAACAGGAAAAACATTCAAGCAAAGTTTCCGAGAACTACTTTTCTGGCTATTCGACGAATATGGTTTGGTAATTTTTGATCCGTCACAGGATGAAGTTAAGAAAGTTTTAAAGCCAATATTTCTTAACGAAATTAATAATTTCAGAATGCACACTCAAAAACTTGTTTCTGTAAGTGCTACACTTGAAGAAGTATATCACGCTCAAGTGAAAGTGAAACCAGTTAATATGTTTTATCATATTGAAAACGGAAGATATTCAATTGAACCTGTTGATGAAATTTTTAAATTGAGAAGAAAAAGAAAACAGTTCTCGAAAGAAGAATTAATTCAGGAAATAAATGAGCATCCTGAAAGATTCAGTCCCAATGTTTTACTTCGACCAATTACACAGGATTATCTTTTCCCAACTGCATTTTATGTAGCCGGACCAAGTGAAATTTCATACTTCGCACAAATTCATCCTTTATATGAATTCTTTGACATTGAGACACCAATTATTTATCCGCGCTCATCTGCAACACTTGTAGAAAAATCTGTGTTAACTTTTATGGAAAAGTACGATCTTTCAATGAGGGATGTATTTCTTGGCGTTGATCATCTGAAAGAAAAAATTCTTTCATCAGTTGCAGAGAACAATATTGATTTAATTTTTGAAGATGCTACGAAAAATATTAATCTGATTTTTGACGATCTTAAAGAAAAACTTTTTGCAGTGGATAAAACAATTTCTGATTCAACAGGCAGATATCGTGAGAAAGTTTTATCCTCATTGAGTGAATTAAAATCAAAATCAGAAAATGCTTATGAGTCAAGGTTTGAAACTATTTTACGACAAATATCAAAGCTATCAAATCTTTTATATCCGAATGAAAACCTACAAGAACGCGAGTTAAATTATTTTTACTTTGCTAACAAGTTTGGTGAAGAATTTTATAAAAAGCTTTTTGAAGAATTGTCAGTTTCTGAATTTGAACATCAAATAATTGAAATCTGATTTTACTTTTGTAGTACTAATTTTTTATTGCTTCCATTTGTTCGTAGAAATTTGGATTGGATATTCCGACACACTCAATTCCTTCAACAGAACATTCATTCCCAATTAACATTGATAAAACAGAAAATGCCATTGCTATTCTGTGATCATTAAATGAGTTAAAGTTCACTTGTGCATTTTTAATTTTTCCTGAGATTCGAAAACCATCAGTAAATTCTTCAACTTCTAGTCCGGTTAATTTAAGATTCTCACAGATTGCTTTTATTCTGTCTGATTCTTTGTAGCGTAATTCTTCACAATTCCTTATTTCAAAATTTCCTTCAGCAAAAACTCCGGCAACACTCAAAATCGGAATTTCATCAATTATGTTTGGAATAATGGAACTATCAACAGTGATATTTTTAAGATCGGAAGAATGTACAATTATATCTCCGTAAGGTTCATTGCTGGATTGCTTTTCATTTTCAATTTTTATATCAGCATTCATTTTCTTAAGAATGTCAAGAAATCCGGTTCGTGTTGGATTGAGAGAAACATCTTTGATTACCAACTCCGAATTTTTACTTAAGAGAGCTAGCACAATAAAAAATGCTGAAGAAGAAACATCGCCAGGAATAAAATAATCTTTCTCAGTCGGATAAAATTTTTCAGATGATGAAATGACTATTAAATTATCAGATTTGATAACCGGTAAACCAAGCATTCGTTCAGTGTGATCTCGTGTAATAAATTTTTCAATCACTTTTGTCTTTTCACTCAAATGCAAGCCGGCAATCAGAATTGCACTTTTAACCTGAGCACTTGCAACAGGTAATTGATATTCGATTGAGTTAAGTGAATCAGCAGGGAAAATTTTAATTGGCAAATTGAAATTTATGGATTCTAAATTTCCTCCCATTTGCCTCAATGGTTCAATTATTCTTTTCATCGGTCTTTTGCTAAGTGATTCATCTCCAATAATAACCGAAGAAAAATCCTGTGCGATAAGTAATCCTGACAATAATCTTGCAGTTGTTCCGGAATTACCGCAGTCTAAAGCATTTGCAGGTGGAATGAATTTTCGTTTCCCTTTACCTTCTACTATCAGCCCTGATTCATCTTCTAAAAATTTTACTCCTAACTGACTAAAAATGTTCTTAGTTGATTTTACATCTTCACTTAAGGAAATATTTTTTATTAAAGATTTTCCCTCCGCCATTGAAGAAAAGAAAATTGCGCGATGAGATATAGATTTGTCTCCGGCAAAATTTAATTCGCCTTTTACAGTTTTAATTTTGCTAAAAAACCTTTTCATTTTTTACACCACTGTTCAACTAACTTTTCGAGTTCTGATTCTTTGAGTTGAGTTTCTTCATATTCCCCTTTGTGAATCCTCTGCCTTGCTGCTTCATAAAGAATAATTGCAGCAGCAACAGAAACATTAAGACTTTGTACCATTCCAAACATGGGAATCATAATTCTTTCATCGGCTAACTTATCTGCTTTTTCAGAAACTCCACGATGCTCATTTCCCAAAACGATTGCTACTTTACCTGTAAAATCAATTTCATAAATACTTTTAGAATCAGAACAAATTGATGAAGCATAAATTTTAAATCCATTTTTTCTTAATTCAGAATAACAGGAATCAATTGAAGTAAATTTTTGTTTTTCAACCCATTTGAATGCAGAAGCAGAAGACTTCTTTCCAATCTTTGGAAATTTTTCTTTTGTGTAAACAAGAGAAACCTTTGGAATACCTACAGCATCACAAGTACGGAAAATTGCACTTACATTATGTGGGTCGTGAATATTTTCAAGGACAACCATTAAATCATACTGACGTCTTTTAAGTGTATTAGTAATCTTAATTAATCTTTTTTCAGATTTGAATTCTTTCACAACACAAACATTTATTAAATTATAAATGGATTAAGATGTTAGTTAACTCTTATGAAAAATTAATTTGTAAATGATAGTATCTTCTTCTTTTCTTGCTTTATCAAGTTTGAATTTATCTTTTGGAAGCTTGAGATAAAATGAAGCTAATTCAAGAATTTTTTCAAGAGCAGTTTCTTCATCGTGAGCCCAGCTTTCACATCCTTTGATTGAAGGGATTTCAGCAGAGAAGCCGTCGATTGCTTTTTTAATTACAATATCAACAACCATCAATAATCTGAACTTCCCTTTTCGCCTTGAATAATTTTTACACCACTGCTTGTTCCGATTCTGCTGGCACCAGCAGCAATCATTTTTAATGCATCATCTTTTGAACGAACTCCACCACTTGCTTTAACTTTTAATTTTCCTTCAATTGCAAAATTCATTAAAGCCACATCATAAATGGTCGCACCACCTTTAGAAAAACCTGTTGAAGTTTTTACAAAATCAGCTTGCGCTTCTTTGCTAAGTATTGATGCAATAAATTTTTCTTCATCAGTAAGAAGACAGGTTTCAATGATTACTTTTGTTAAAGCAAGACTTCTTTTAGCGATGTATGTGATTTTTTCAATTTCATTAAATACATAATCATAATTTCTTGATTTAAGTTGTCCGATGTTTATTACCATATCAATTTCTTCTGCACCATCAGCAATAGCGGTTTCTGCTTCCTGCAATTTTGTATTTGTGTGATTTGCACCAAGTGGAAAACCAATCACTGTGCAAACTTTAACATTTGTTTCTTTAAGTTGGTTATAACAAAAATCAACCCAACATGGATTCACACAAACCGAAGCGAAATCAAATTCTCTGGCTTCATCACAGAGTTTTTTTATTTCTGATTCTGTAGCATCAGGTTTTAGAAGAGTATGATCAATCATCTTAGCGATTTCTTTTTCTAAAAGATCAGGAAGATTCATTTCTTCGTTAAAAGAAGATTTAAACTGGTCAAGTTTTTCTGAAATTATATTATGACTTAAAAGTTCCGAAACATTATTCATTCTATTCACCATAAAGTTTAAATGCTTTGTAAGTATTACTGAGCAACATCGCTATTGTCATAGGACCAACACCACCAGGTACAGGAGTTATGTAAGATGATTTCGGAGCAACTTCATCGAAAGCGACATCACCTACGATTCGATAACCTTTTGATGATGCCTTATCTTCAATACGATTTATTCCAACATCAATCACAACAACACCTTCTTTAACCATATCTCCTTTAATCATTTCAGGTTGACCGATTGCTGCAATAAGAATATCAGCCTGTTTCGTATAATATGAAAGATCTGGTGTTGCTGAGTGACAAACCGTAACGATTGAATTTGCATAATCATTTTTTTGAAGCATAAGATTTGCAATTGGTTTACCGACAATGTTGCTTCTTCCAACAACAACTACATGTTTGCCTCGTGTGTTGATATAATATCGTTTCAGCAACTCCTGAATGCCTGCCGGAGTACAGGAAACAAAAGTTTCTTTTCCAATAACAAGATTACCAACACTCATTGGATGAAAACCATCAACATCCTTATGCGGAGAAATGGTTTCGATAATTTTATTTTCATTAATGTGTTTTGGCAAAGGGAGTTGAACTAATATTCCGTGATAATCTTTATCAGCATTATACTTTTCAATTACATCAATCAACTCTTTTTCATGAAAAGTCGCTGGAAATTTTTCAACTTTTGTTCTCATTCCTATTTCTTCGCACGCTTTACTTTTACTTGCAACATAAATCTTTGATGCCGGATTATCTCCGACAATTATCGCTACAAGTCCGGGAACATTCTTTCTCTCAGCTTTTAGCTTATCAATTTTTTCTTTTAGTTCTTTTCTGATGTCCGAAGCTATTTTTTTACCGTCAATCAATTGCATTTTATTTCTCACTAATATTCTAATTTATATTTTTTATTAAGATAAGTTTTAAGTTTCTTATCATTTTGAATTTCATTTGCAAAAGGATTTGAATTTTGCCAACCTGTTTTACCTTCGTAGCGAAATTTTTCTAATCGTCTGAGACTAATTTCGCAAAAAACAGGTTCTATATCTATTGTAAAACATTTCCTCTTTAGTTTTTCAGATGCGATTAAAGTGGTACCCGAGTGAGCAAAACAATCAAAAACGATGTCGTTCTTTTTGCTACTAGCTTGAATAATTCTTTCAATTGCTTTTAATGGCTTCTGTGCATAACAGCCATTAACATTCTCTCCCATCCTATAAAACACTTGTTGAATATCAATCCAAACATTTCCTGCACGAATATTTTCGGATTTACTTCTTTCAAGGTTTTCAGTCAATTTACCACTTACACTTTTATAATAACCTTTGAGCACTTTTGGAATATCTGTGTATTCTGCTTCAACATTAAAATAAGGATTGCCTTTTTTGTAAAATAATAATTCCTGTCTGATTGCCATCCAGTTTTTTTGTGTTCCAAATCCCCTTTGATTACGCATTGTAATAAAACTTCTGGATTTGAATTTTGTTGATGACATCATTTCGATGAAAGAGCTTAATGGTTGAAAATTATTTTTCTGATCTGCTCCAAGCCAGATGTAAAGTGAAGAATTCGCTTTGAGATATTCGTATGTAATTTCAATCCACTTTTTACTCCATTCGATAAATTGCTGAACTTCTGATTTCTTAAATGCAATAAAATTATAAGGTGGATCGTGAATGGCTAAGGAAGCTTTTTTATTTTCAAAAAGACTCTGAACAAAATTTATATTTGTTGCATCTCCACAAGCAATTTTATGACCTGAAAGTTTATCAATCCAAATAGTTCCAACAGAAAATCTGCAATATGGTAAAAGCAGATTTTTTAATTCATCATCTTTATCAAGTCTTGGAAGCGGGTGTTTCAGCATTTGATTTGCTTGTTACCTTTTCAAATTCCGGAAAGAAAATTCTTTCAAGTTCAAGAGTTTTACCTGTTTCGGTATCAACTTTAAAGAAAATTCCACTGAGATGAACATTGTCTTTTGCAGTTTCATACTTTTGCGGAGTCTGATACAGAAAGCGATTTATTGCTGCAACTGTTTTCATTCCTATTACAGAATCATAAGGACCAGTCATTCCAACATCAGTAATAAAGCCGGTTCCGTTTGGCATTATTCGTTCATCTGAAGTCTGAATATGTGTATGAGTTCCTACAATGCAACTTACTTTTCCATCAAGAAAATTTGCGAGAGCCATTTTTTCTGCGGTTGCTTCTGCATGAAAATCAATAAAAATAATCTTCGTTTCATTCTTTACTTTAGAGATAACCCATTCAGCAGCTCTGAAA contains:
- a CDS encoding lysylphosphatidylglycerol synthase transmembrane domain-containing protein, whose protein sequence is MTEPCKNNFVLSDQVVKYKSFIILSGKILIASGLLLYIISSVNFNEIIFAIYDADVSLIIPVLLISFLNLYLQYYKWKLTSSLILNNSDNRKVLYSLFHGFSAAVFTPARIGEYFGRAIVFKNHSLLKVTLATLLDKFFPLLIVAIFGSVSSVLFIHYFYEVSIYVTVSLFIVLFSLFYFVILVIFNEKFWDNFLFNKLKDSKRLSKYFEKFSVLRNLDKKYSAKMILLSILFYGSYIFQYAILVAAFSHNSSFLNYLWAGNLTMFSKTVIPPVSFSEFGIREGASVFFIQQFGESASVGFNASIFLFLINVLLPSLVGLILIFRKNDD
- the aroA gene encoding 3-phosphoshikimate 1-carboxyvinyltransferase produces the protein MKRFFSKIKTVKGELNFAGDKSISHRAIFFSSMAEGKSLIKNISLSEDVKSTKNIFSQLGVKFLEDESGLIVEGKGKRKFIPPANALDCGNSGTTARLLSGLLIAQDFSSVIIGDESLSKRPMKRIIEPLRQMGGNLESINFNLPIKIFPADSLNSIEYQLPVASAQVKSAILIAGLHLSEKTKVIEKFITRDHTERMLGLPVIKSDNLIVISSSEKFYPTEKDYFIPGDVSSSAFFIVLALLSKNSELVIKDVSLNPTRTGFLDILKKMNADIKIENEKQSSNEPYGDIIVHSSDLKNITVDSSIIPNIIDEIPILSVAGVFAEGNFEIRNCEELRYKESDRIKAICENLKLTGLEVEEFTDGFRISGKIKNAQVNFNSFNDHRIAMAFSVLSMLIGNECSVEGIECVGISNPNFYEQMEAIKN
- a CDS encoding TIGR00282 family metallophosphoesterase, which gives rise to MSSVNILFIGDIIGNPGLEITQTFLPGLIQKYKAELVICNGENVADGKGCTEKEAKILFDLGVHVITGGNHTWDKHPSQEYLKTEPRSLRPLNYPKGTHGNGYIIWETSKGKVAVVNLQGRTFMTAIDCPFRAAEWVISKVKNETKIIFIDFHAEATAEKMALANFLDGKVSCIVGTHTHIQTSDERIMPNGTGFITDVGMTGPYDSVIGMKTVAAINRFLYQTPQKYETAKDNVHLSGIFFKVDTETGKTLELERIFFPEFEKVTSKSNAETPASKT
- a CDS encoding type II toxin-antitoxin system HicB family antitoxin, producing MVVDIVIKKAIDGFSAEIPSIKGCESWAHDEETALEKILELASFYLKLPKDKFKLDKARKEEDTIIYKLIFHKS
- a CDS encoding TrmH family RNA methyltransferase; amino-acid sequence: MKEFKSEKRLIKITNTLKRRQYDLMVVLENIHDPHNVSAIFRTCDAVGIPKVSLVYTKEKFPKIGKKSSASAFKWVEKQKFTSIDSCYSELRKNGFKIYASSICSDSKSIYEIDFTGKVAIVLGNEHRGVSEKADKLADERIMIPMFGMVQSLNVSVAAAIILYEAARQRIHKGEYEETQLKESELEKLVEQWCKK
- a CDS encoding radical SAM/SPASM domain-containing protein produces the protein MKLEINLLKYFTIKRFINALSILTSFWLSRIIRKPIVLGMPISYSIEPTNHCNLKCPECPSGLGILTRPLGLLKTDDFKKWIDEIKETGFYVQLFFQGEPYINKNLPDMIRYAQDNKIYVSISTNGHFINENNVDKILESAPDKLIYSVDGLDEESYQNYRVGGTFAQVDSALRTLVRRKKELKQKKPFIEFQFIVMKQNEHLLEDVKRYCNEVGVDKLVFKTMQISSYENAVKFLPTNKKYRRYILENNSFRIKAEIKNHCFALWRTAVITWDGKLIPCCFDKDAEFSLGVLNGKSVKDIWLSENYNNFRQSILTDRKQNKMCTNCTEGLKINILEIEQ
- the folD gene encoding bifunctional methylenetetrahydrofolate dehydrogenase/methenyltetrahydrofolate cyclohydrolase FolD; amino-acid sequence: MQLIDGKKIASDIRKELKEKIDKLKAERKNVPGLVAIIVGDNPASKIYVASKSKACEEIGMRTKVEKFPATFHEKELIDVIEKYNADKDYHGILVQLPLPKHINENKIIETISPHKDVDGFHPMSVGNLVIGKETFVSCTPAGIQELLKRYYINTRGKHVVVVGRSNIVGKPIANLMLQKNDYANSIVTVCHSATPDLSYYTKQADILIAAIGQPEMIKGDMVKEGVVVIDVGINRIEDKASSKGYRIVGDVAFDEVAPKSSYITPVPGGVGPMTIAMLLSNTYKAFKLYGE
- a CDS encoding DNA-methyltransferase; protein product: MLKHPLPRLDKDDELKNLLLPYCRFSVGTIWIDKLSGHKIACGDATNINFVQSLFENKKASLAIHDPPYNFIAFKKSEVQQFIEWSKKWIEITYEYLKANSSLYIWLGADQKNNFQPLSSFIEMMSSTKFKSRSFITMRNQRGFGTQKNWMAIRQELLFYKKGNPYFNVEAEYTDIPKVLKGYYKSVSGKLTENLERSKSENIRAGNVWIDIQQVFYRMGENVNGCYAQKPLKAIERIIQASSKKNDIVFDCFAHSGTTLIASEKLKRKCFTIDIEPVFCEISLRRLEKFRYEGKTGWQNSNPFANEIQNDKKLKTYLNKKYKLEY
- the deoC gene encoding deoxyribose-phosphate aldolase, yielding MNLPDLLEKEIAKMIDHTLLKPDATESEIKKLCDEAREFDFASVCVNPCWVDFCYNQLKETNVKVCTVIGFPLGANHTNTKLQEAETAIADGAEEIDMVINIGQLKSRNYDYVFNEIEKITYIAKRSLALTKVIIETCLLTDEEKFIASILSKEAQADFVKTSTGFSKGGATIYDVALMNFAIEGKLKVKASGGVRSKDDALKMIAAGASRIGTSSGVKIIQGEKGSSDY
- a CDS encoding glycosyltransferase, coding for MIDNLLLLLFLLLLIHYLLFLFRVYSGLKKLSSDSQKKIPDEFVSVLIPFRNEERNILQVLKSVESQDYPSDKFEVIFIDDNSVDKSKELLEKNISRNNIRVITVPDDYSVNAHKKRAIRFGIENSKGEIIVTTDADCIHKKSWLKTLLSFFDDKTGFVSGPVKFFEGKSLFSRLQELEFAGLVTTGAGLIGSNNPTICNAANITYRRKVFDLVGGFSLQMNLSSGDDELLMQKVFRDTEFKIKFALDKNAIVETEPNKSLKNFYQQRKRWASKGLFYKNKMLVLKLVLIYLFYISFVIQPILGLIVDFKFLISFIISFIAKMLVEFLILKKGIELLFDKKILNVFLLAELFHIPYIVIAGISGALGNYKWKDRTIRR
- the bshC gene encoding bacillithiol biosynthesis cysteine-adding enzyme BshC encodes the protein MFINFGDIPKNYNLFLDYLYEFENVAEFYKYNFRDKERFPEVFKSILRKKTESHLIISELIANQYNNFTSTSEKTRKNIKLLSNSKTLAVVTGQQLGILGGPLYTIYKIITAIKLASNLNERYTDYNFVPVFWMESDDHDFNEVHHITVLNNENNLSTIKYKEDVSDDEIRSSVGNIVFDESLNDFFIQLEQSLRNTEFKDKIISKLKEIYQTGKTFKQSFRELLFWLFDEYGLVIFDPSQDEVKKVLKPIFLNEINNFRMHTQKLVSVSATLEEVYHAQVKVKPVNMFYHIENGRYSIEPVDEIFKLRRKRKQFSKEELIQEINEHPERFSPNVLLRPITQDYLFPTAFYVAGPSEISYFAQIHPLYEFFDIETPIIYPRSSATLVEKSVLTFMEKYDLSMRDVFLGVDHLKEKILSSVAENNIDLIFEDATKNINLIFDDLKEKLFAVDKTISDSTGRYREKVLSSLSELKSKSENAYESRFETILRQISKLSNLLYPNENLQERELNYFYFANKFGEEFYKKLFEELSVSEFEHQIIEI